In Oncorhynchus clarkii lewisi isolate Uvic-CL-2024 unplaced genomic scaffold, UVic_Ocla_1.0 unplaced_contig_9954_pilon_pilon, whole genome shotgun sequence, a genomic segment contains:
- the LOC139399897 gene encoding membrane-associated guanylate kinase, WW and PDZ domain-containing protein 1-like — translation LMVATSFTLSIDVQACARAEYAFGGAAHTFVHIVIVFHPERKSPLCTTRPPRDGEVPGVDYNFLSVEDFLNLEQSGTLLEIGTFEGNYYGTPKPPRQPVVGTVILSDAVLLNGPPGSQQSTPKRTKSYNDMQNAQVVPADYEDDDQATEMNNSFTGNPSDQDESCRGVLRPYPARENAPSYGLNNVAASTSDSGQQTHAQPQASPEDPLGPLPGNWEMAYTENGEVYFIDHNTKTTSWIDPRCLEKPLKPLEECEDDEGVHTEEPDNELELPAGWEKIDDPVYGVYYVDHINRKTQYENPIVEAKRRMQLEQQQPQPPEEWIEEHSSAGAPLAVYASNHLETYRDPQDPPPLPPPPGGTKRGKPFFTRNPAELNGTFINTKLKKSRRGFGFTVVGGDEPDEFLQIKSLVLDGPAAVDGKMETGDVIVSVNDIIVLGYTHAQVVKIFQSIPIGSMVDLALCRGYPLPFDPDDPNTSLVTSVAILDKEPIIVNGQQSYDSPSSHGSQTGGPVNGMREPRALSPSAEVASNGSHGYSSSDVVTLASSIAGQPELITVHMEKGDKGFGFTIADSLTGGGQRVKQIVDYPRCRGLKESDILMEVNKRNVQNMTHNQVVDLLSKCPRGSEVTMLVQR, via the exons CGATGTGCAGGCATGTGCAAGGGCAGAGTATGCTTTTGGGGGGGCAGCGCACACTTTTGTCCACATCGTCATTGTGTTCCACCCAGAGAGGAAGTCCCCCTTGT GTACAACACGCCCCCCTCGAGACGGGGAGGTCCCCGGGGTTGATTACAACTTCCTGTCTGTGGAGGACTTCTTGAACCTTGAGCAGAGTGGAACACTACTGGAAATAGGAACGTTTGAAG GTAACTATTATGGGACGCCTAAGCCGCCGAGGCAGCCCGTGGTTGGGACAGTGATTCTCAGTGATGCTGTGCTCCTCAACGGCCCTCCAGGCTCCCAGCAGTCCACTCCCAAGCGCACCAAGTCCTACAATGACATGCAAAACGCCCAAGTAGTACCTGCTGACTACGAGGATGACGACCAGGCCACAGAAATGAACAACAGTTTTACAG GTAACCCTAGCGACCAGGACGAGAGCTGCCGCGGTGTTCTACGGCCGTACCCCGCGCGCGAGAACGCTCCGTCCTATGGTCTGAACAACGTGGCCGCATCCACCTCGGACAGCGGGCAGCAGACACACGCCCAGCCCCAGGCCTCCCCAGAAGACCCCCTAGGACCCCTGCCAGGCAACTGGGAGATGGCCTACACCGAGAACGGAGAAGTCTACTTTATAGA CCACAACACAAAGACCACATCGTGGATTGACCCTCGCTGTCTGGAGAAACCTCTAAAACCTCTGGAAGAGTGTGAGGATGATG AAGGGGTACATACGGAGGAGCCGGACAATGAGCTAG aGCTGCCTGCTGGATGGGAGAAGATAGATGACCCAGTGTATGGGGTTTACTACGTAGA tcACATCAACAGGAAGACCCAGTATGAGAACCCCATAGTGGAGGCTAAACGCAGGATGcagctggagcagcagcagccgCAGCCTCCTGAAG AGTGGATAGAGGAACACTCCTCAGCTGGTGCTCCCCTGGCCGTCTATGCCAGTAACCACCTGGAGACATACCGTGACCCACAGGACCCGCCCCCACTGCCCCCTCCCCCGGGAGGGACCAAAC GAGGGAAGCCGTTCTTCACACGGAACCCAGCAGAACTGAACGGAACCTTCATCAACACCAAACTGAAGAAGAGCCGCCGTGGGTTCGGCTTTACCGTCGTCGGGGGCGACGAGCCGGATGAGTTCCTCCAGATCAAGAGTCTTGTCCTGGACGGTCCTGCTGCTGTGGATGGGAAGATGGAGACAG GTGATGTCATAGTGAGTGTGAATGACATCATCGTGCTTGGCTACACCCACGCCCAGGTGGTGAAGATCTTCCAGTCCATCCCGATCGGCTCCATGGTGGACCTGGCCCTGTGCCGCGGCTACCCCCTGCCCTTTGACCCCGATGACCCCAACACCAGCCTGGTGACCTCCGTGGCCATCCTGGACAAGGAGCCCATCATCGTCAATGGCCAGCAGAGCTATGACTCCCCGTCCAGCCACGGCAGCCAGACCGGAGGCCCCGTTAACGGGATGAGGGAGCCGCGGGCCCTCAGCCCCTCGGCGGAGGTGGCGTCCAATGGCTCACACGGCTACTCCTCCAGCGACGTGGTCACCCTGGCGTCGTCCATCGCCGGGCAGCCCGAGCTGATCACGGTGCACATGGAGAAGGGCGATAAGGGCTTTGGGTTCACAATCGCTGACAGCTTGACGGGTGGGGGTCAGAGGGTGAAGCAGATTGTGGACTACCCCCGCTGCAGGGGCCTGAAGGAGTCAGACATTCTGATGGAGGTGAACAAGAGGAACGTCCAGAACATGACTCACAACCAGGTGGTGGACCTGCTCAGCAAGTGTCCCAGAGGCAGCGAGGTCACCATGCTGGTGCAGAGAG